One genomic window of Azospirillum sp. TSH58 includes the following:
- a CDS encoding SDR family NAD(P)-dependent oxidoreductase: protein MILTLTNRTALVTGASSGLGRHFAGVLAAAGARVALAARRRESLDAAVAEIEAAGGQAIAVPLDVTDAASVRNGVREAAGALGGLDILVNNAGATVAKPALDYAEEDWDRVIDTNLKGAFLTAQETARVMKERGRGGSIVNIASILGLRVAGHVVAYTASKAGLVQMTQALALEWARHGIRVNALAPGYMETDLNRDFLATDAGQALIRRVPQRRLGRLADLDGPLLLLCSDASAYMTGAVVPVDGGHLVSTL from the coding sequence ATGATCCTCACCCTCACCAACCGCACCGCCCTGGTCACCGGGGCCTCCTCCGGCCTGGGGCGCCACTTCGCGGGCGTGCTGGCCGCGGCGGGCGCCCGCGTCGCCCTGGCGGCAAGGCGGCGCGAGAGCCTGGACGCCGCCGTCGCCGAGATCGAAGCGGCGGGCGGACAGGCCATCGCCGTGCCGCTGGACGTCACCGACGCCGCCTCCGTCCGCAACGGCGTCCGCGAGGCGGCGGGGGCGCTCGGCGGGCTGGACATCCTCGTCAACAACGCCGGTGCCACCGTCGCCAAGCCCGCGCTCGATTACGCGGAGGAGGACTGGGACCGCGTGATCGACACCAACCTGAAGGGCGCCTTCCTCACCGCGCAGGAGACGGCCCGTGTGATGAAGGAGCGGGGGCGGGGCGGGTCGATCGTCAACATCGCCTCCATCCTCGGGCTGCGGGTGGCCGGCCATGTCGTGGCCTACACCGCGTCGAAGGCCGGGCTGGTGCAGATGACCCAGGCGCTGGCCCTGGAATGGGCGCGCCACGGCATCCGCGTCAACGCGCTGGCCCCCGGCTACATGGAAACCGACCTGAACCGCGATTTCCTGGCGACCGACGCCGGGCAGGCGCTGATCCGGCGGGTGCCGCAGCGGCGGCTGGGGCGGCTGGCGGACCTCGACGGGCCGCTGCTGCTGCTCTGCTCCGACGCGTCGGCCTACATGACCGGGGCGGTCGTGCCGGTGGACGGCGGGCATCTGGTCAGCACCCTGTAA
- a CDS encoding DUF6285 domain-containing protein, with protein sequence MRTSPNAQELLGITAETFRTDLLPHIPPAQRYTALMIANALGIVQRELAGADGAGHAMLAALALLYGEDADDSLSGADLRQRVEALQHRLCIEIAAGDFDHDGQDVLMECLEEIVQARLGITNPKLLRG encoded by the coding sequence ATGCGCACCAGCCCGAACGCCCAGGAACTGCTGGGCATCACCGCGGAAACCTTTCGGACGGACCTGCTCCCCCACATCCCGCCGGCCCAGCGCTACACGGCGCTGATGATCGCCAACGCGCTCGGCATCGTGCAGCGCGAACTGGCCGGCGCCGATGGGGCCGGTCACGCCATGCTGGCGGCGCTGGCCCTGCTCTACGGCGAGGACGCCGACGACAGCCTGTCCGGCGCCGACCTGCGCCAGCGGGTGGAGGCGTTGCAGCACCGGCTGTGCATCGAGATCGCCGCGGGCGACTTCGACCATGACGGCCAGGACGTGCTGATGGAATGCCTGGAGGAGATCGTCCAGGCCCGGCTGGGCATCACCAACCCGAAGCTGTTGCGGGGGTAG
- a CDS encoding acyl-CoA synthetase, whose product MDATTPSADLARRTANHVPLTPLDFLRRSAMVYPDKTAVVYGPLRRNWAKVERRARALASAVSRAGVRPGEVVSVLAFNTPAMLEAHFGIPGAGAVLNAINTRLDPPAVAFILEHAESRLFLVDRGLSTVARAALERMAAPPRVVWIDDPAAPDADPVGELEYEDFLRTGDAGAPWRAPEDEWESIALNYTSGTTGNPKGVLYHHRGAHLNALGNVITFGLRPDSVYLWTLPMFHCNGWTYPWAVTAVGATHVCLRAVDPAAIFRLIAEEKVTHLCGAPVVLTMLIHAPDAVKRGFDHGLVQVATGGAAPPSAVIAGMERMGFRLTHLYGMTECYGPSTGCAWQEAWAELPLEERAVKMARQGVPNVTMSEQTVLDPDTGREVPADGETLGELALRGNTVMKGYLKNSAATDEALRDGWLHTGDLAVLHPDRYVEIKDRAKDIIISGGENIASLEVEEILYQHPHVMEAAVVARPDPKWGETPCAFVTLKPGSEGRVTEAEVIGWCRDHLAHFKAPRKVVFGALPKTSTGKIQKFVLREQARGL is encoded by the coding sequence GTGGACGCCACCACTCCGTCCGCAGACCTAGCCAGGCGCACGGCCAACCATGTGCCGCTGACGCCGCTGGACTTCCTGCGCCGCTCCGCGATGGTCTATCCGGACAAGACCGCCGTGGTCTACGGCCCCCTGCGGCGGAACTGGGCGAAGGTGGAGCGCCGCGCCCGTGCGCTGGCCTCCGCGGTGAGCCGGGCCGGCGTCCGGCCGGGGGAGGTCGTGTCGGTCCTGGCCTTCAACACCCCGGCGATGCTGGAGGCGCATTTCGGCATTCCCGGCGCCGGGGCGGTGCTGAACGCCATCAACACGCGGCTCGACCCGCCCGCCGTCGCCTTCATCCTGGAGCACGCCGAAAGCCGCCTGTTCCTGGTCGACCGCGGCCTGTCCACGGTGGCCCGCGCCGCGCTGGAGCGCATGGCGGCCCCGCCGCGGGTGGTGTGGATCGACGACCCGGCGGCACCGGACGCCGACCCGGTGGGCGAGCTGGAGTATGAGGATTTCCTGAGGACCGGCGACGCCGGCGCCCCCTGGCGCGCGCCGGAGGACGAGTGGGAGTCCATCGCGCTCAACTACACCTCCGGCACCACGGGCAACCCCAAGGGCGTTCTGTACCATCACCGCGGCGCCCATCTGAACGCGCTCGGCAACGTCATCACCTTCGGGCTGCGGCCCGACAGCGTCTATCTGTGGACGCTGCCCATGTTCCACTGCAACGGCTGGACCTACCCCTGGGCGGTGACGGCGGTGGGGGCGACCCATGTCTGCCTGCGAGCCGTCGACCCGGCGGCGATCTTCCGCCTGATCGCGGAGGAGAAGGTCACCCACCTCTGCGGCGCGCCGGTCGTTCTGACCATGCTGATCCACGCGCCCGACGCCGTGAAGCGCGGCTTCGACCACGGCCTGGTGCAGGTGGCGACCGGCGGGGCGGCACCGCCCAGCGCGGTGATCGCGGGCATGGAGCGGATGGGCTTCCGCCTGACCCACCTCTACGGCATGACGGAATGCTACGGCCCCTCCACCGGCTGCGCGTGGCAGGAGGCCTGGGCGGAACTGCCGCTGGAGGAGCGGGCGGTGAAGATGGCCCGCCAGGGCGTGCCGAACGTCACCATGTCGGAGCAGACCGTGCTCGACCCTGACACCGGCCGGGAGGTTCCCGCCGACGGCGAGACGCTGGGCGAGCTGGCGCTGCGCGGCAACACGGTGATGAAAGGCTACCTGAAGAATTCGGCGGCGACCGACGAGGCGCTGCGCGACGGCTGGCTGCACACCGGCGACCTCGCCGTGCTGCACCCCGACCGCTACGTCGAGATCAAGGACCGCGCCAAGGACATCATCATCTCCGGCGGCGAGAACATCGCCTCGCTGGAGGTGGAGGAGATCCTCTACCAGCACCCCCACGTCATGGAGGCCGCCGTCGTCGCCCGTCCCGACCCGAAGTGGGGCGAGACTCCCTGCGCCTTCGTCACGCTGAAGCCGGGATCGGAGGGGCGGGTGACGGAGGCCGAGGTGATCGGCTGGTGCCGCGACCACCTCGCCCATTTCAAGGCGCCCCGCAAGGTGGTGTTCGGCGCCTTGCCGAAGACTTCCACGGGGAAGATCCAGAAGTTCGTGCTGCGCGAGCAGGCGAGGGGGTTGTGA
- a CDS encoding adenylate/guanylate cyclase domain-containing protein, producing the protein MVGVSAAALGLTRLVPPLRSADESFRDLAIAYFTPPAPQHPGIVLVTLGEDLFATLACRSPVDRGFLADLVGTLEGAGVRAIGLDILFDQPTLPALDERLRQRIQRARVPVVAITALGDTPLTEEQRRYLGRFLDGIPHGHANLAKDRLDGTVRWHVPQGPDGLPSFPARMAQVAGGAAGMEVPAEPFRIDWHARPSPDAPPFPTYPADMVGMLPRGWLAGRIAVVGTVLVGVDQHRTPLSVAGLSTPGVEIQAHALAQILDGRTSRDLSTGWVVALVLALSAAGVALALAGWPVWVLVPASLLGLLALWAAALALFAQGGPLVAMMAPSAAWLGGIAAMTAHLSLKERTDRRSLMQLFANHVSQPVADEIWRERATFLAGGRPRPQELTATVFFSDIEGFTTVCEALEPEPLIRWLEGYLDAMVRVVAAHDGIVLRFIGDAILAVFGAPVARTTQAEIDADAERAVRCAIQMGRELQELNQRWQADGLPAIGIRVGIHTGPLVAGSLGGLRHMEYSLLGDTANTAARLEALGKTVDMRSSPHCRIVIGEPTWTAVRGKVAGLPVGEMALKGKRKAVRAWLVLDREGEEVRPAAEAGE; encoded by the coding sequence GTGGTCGGCGTGTCGGCGGCGGCGCTGGGGCTGACCCGGCTGGTGCCGCCGCTGCGCTCCGCCGACGAGAGCTTCCGCGACCTCGCCATCGCCTATTTCACGCCGCCCGCCCCGCAGCATCCCGGCATCGTGCTGGTCACGCTGGGGGAGGACCTGTTCGCCACGCTGGCCTGCCGGTCGCCGGTGGACCGCGGCTTCCTCGCCGATCTGGTGGGAACGCTGGAGGGGGCGGGGGTGCGGGCCATCGGGCTGGACATCCTGTTCGACCAGCCGACCCTGCCCGCGCTCGACGAGCGGCTGCGCCAGCGCATCCAGCGGGCCAGGGTGCCGGTGGTCGCCATCACGGCGCTCGGCGACACGCCGCTGACGGAGGAGCAGCGCCGCTACCTCGGGCGGTTCCTCGACGGCATTCCGCACGGCCACGCCAACCTCGCCAAGGACCGGCTGGACGGCACCGTGCGCTGGCATGTGCCGCAGGGACCGGATGGGCTGCCCAGCTTCCCGGCGCGGATGGCCCAGGTTGCCGGAGGGGCGGCCGGGATGGAGGTCCCGGCGGAGCCCTTCCGCATCGACTGGCACGCCCGCCCGTCGCCGGACGCGCCGCCCTTCCCGACCTATCCGGCGGACATGGTGGGGATGCTGCCGCGCGGCTGGCTGGCCGGGCGGATCGCCGTGGTGGGCACCGTCCTGGTCGGGGTCGACCAGCACCGCACGCCGCTGTCGGTCGCCGGCCTGTCGACGCCGGGGGTGGAGATCCAGGCCCACGCGCTGGCCCAGATCCTCGACGGGCGGACCAGCCGCGACCTGTCCACCGGCTGGGTCGTCGCGCTGGTGCTGGCGCTGAGCGCCGCGGGGGTGGCGCTGGCGCTGGCCGGCTGGCCGGTGTGGGTTCTGGTGCCGGCCAGCCTGCTCGGGCTGCTGGCGCTGTGGGCGGCGGCGCTGGCGCTGTTCGCCCAGGGCGGGCCGCTGGTGGCGATGATGGCGCCGTCCGCCGCGTGGCTGGGCGGCATCGCGGCGATGACCGCGCATCTGTCGCTGAAGGAGCGCACCGACCGCCGCAGCCTGATGCAGCTGTTCGCCAACCACGTCTCCCAGCCCGTCGCCGACGAGATCTGGCGGGAGCGCGCGACCTTCCTGGCCGGCGGGCGTCCCCGCCCGCAGGAGCTGACCGCCACCGTCTTCTTCTCCGACATCGAGGGCTTCACCACCGTCTGCGAGGCGCTGGAGCCGGAGCCGCTGATCCGCTGGCTGGAGGGCTATCTCGACGCCATGGTGCGGGTGGTGGCGGCGCATGACGGGATCGTGCTGCGCTTCATCGGCGACGCCATCCTGGCGGTCTTCGGCGCCCCCGTCGCCCGCACCACCCAGGCGGAGATCGACGCCGACGCCGAGCGCGCCGTGCGCTGCGCCATCCAGATGGGCCGTGAGCTTCAGGAGCTGAACCAGCGCTGGCAGGCGGACGGGCTGCCGGCCATCGGCATCCGCGTCGGCATCCACACCGGGCCGCTGGTGGCGGGCAGCCTGGGCGGGCTGCGGCACATGGAGTATTCGCTGCTCGGCGACACCGCCAACACCGCCGCCCGGCTGGAGGCGCTGGGCAAGACGGTGGACATGCGCTCCTCCCCCCATTGCCGGATCGTCATCGGGGAGCCGACCTGGACGGCGGTGCGGGGCAAGGTGGCCGGACTGCCGGTGGGCGAGATGGCGTTGAAGGGCAAGCGCAAGGCGGTCCGCGCATGGCTGGTCCTCGACCGGGAAGGGGAGGAGGTGCGGCCCGCGGCGGAGGCGGGAGAGTGA
- a CDS encoding Crp/Fnr family transcriptional regulator produces the protein MTTVRIAFDKELVLSGHFLLKHLEKPELQRLAASARLAYFRPGAVIFQKGDPGDSMMAVIRGRVKICSHSTDGKELVLNIINKGGLFGEIALLDGEPRTADAVALEETDLLVLDRSKFVPLLNERPAVALQLITVLCKRLRQTSEHLEDTLFLEASSRFARALMRLADVFGKPAPGGLKLDIKLSQQQLGCLVGVSRESINKLLGEWQRNGVIAVESGRITLLDRDALEEIAEANG, from the coding sequence ATGACGACGGTGCGGATCGCGTTCGACAAGGAACTGGTGCTGTCCGGGCATTTCCTGCTGAAGCATCTGGAGAAGCCGGAACTGCAACGCCTCGCCGCCAGCGCCCGGCTGGCCTATTTCCGGCCCGGCGCGGTCATCTTCCAGAAGGGCGACCCCGGCGACAGCATGATGGCGGTCATCCGCGGGCGGGTGAAGATCTGCTCCCACTCCACCGACGGCAAGGAGCTGGTGCTGAACATCATCAACAAGGGCGGCCTGTTCGGAGAGATCGCCCTGCTCGACGGAGAACCGCGGACCGCCGACGCCGTGGCGCTGGAGGAGACCGACCTGCTGGTGCTCGACCGCTCGAAGTTCGTGCCGCTGCTCAACGAGCGCCCGGCGGTGGCGCTCCAGCTCATCACGGTGCTGTGCAAGCGCCTGCGCCAGACCAGCGAGCATCTGGAGGACACGCTGTTCCTGGAGGCGTCGTCGCGCTTCGCCCGCGCGCTGATGCGGCTGGCCGACGTGTTCGGCAAGCCGGCGCCGGGCGGGCTGAAGCTGGACATCAAGCTGTCGCAGCAGCAGCTTGGATGTCTGGTGGGCGTCTCGCGGGAGAGCATCAACAAGCTGCTCGGCGAATGGCAGCGCAACGGCGTGATCGCCGTGGAGTCCGGGCGGATCACCCTGCTCGACCGCGACGCGCTGGAGGAGATCGCCGAGGCGAATGGGTGA
- a CDS encoding acyl-CoA dehydrogenase family protein: protein MDFSLPPPIEEFRRRVRAFVEERILPLEADPASYDEHENIVPALLERLRGEVKAAGLWAPQMPTERGGQGLGIVGMAAAYEEMNRSIFGPVCFNCAAPDDGNMQLLNKVATEAQKERWLQPIVDGTVRSAFAMTEPHPGGGSDPSMMKTRAEHKGDRWVITGHKWFITGAGEAQHFILIARTSDDTRKGLTAFLFDKDQPGWEIVRRIPIMGPEEHGGHCELRFDGLEVSDENVLMTVGDGLKATQIRLGPARLTHCMRWTGLSKRAMEIAAAYVRERESFGTTLAGHEGVQWMMGDVAMQIEIGRLLVMKAAWQLDRGDFARKEVSMAKVHVAETLHKAVDTAIQLCGARGYSKDTALEWMYRYARQARLVDGASEVHKMVLARFYMDEGDGFWAWG from the coding sequence ATGGACTTCAGCCTGCCCCCGCCGATCGAGGAGTTCCGCCGCCGCGTGCGCGCCTTCGTGGAGGAGCGCATCCTGCCGCTGGAAGCGGACCCGGCCTCCTATGACGAGCACGAGAACATCGTGCCCGCCCTGCTGGAGCGCCTGCGCGGGGAGGTCAAGGCCGCCGGGCTGTGGGCGCCGCAGATGCCGACGGAGCGTGGCGGGCAGGGGCTGGGCATCGTCGGCATGGCCGCCGCCTACGAGGAGATGAACCGCTCGATCTTCGGGCCGGTCTGCTTCAACTGCGCCGCCCCCGACGACGGCAACATGCAGCTTCTCAACAAGGTCGCGACCGAGGCGCAGAAGGAGCGCTGGCTCCAGCCCATCGTCGACGGCACGGTGCGCTCCGCCTTCGCGATGACCGAGCCGCATCCCGGCGGCGGCTCCGACCCCTCGATGATGAAGACGCGGGCGGAGCACAAGGGCGACCGCTGGGTGATCACCGGCCACAAGTGGTTCATCACCGGGGCGGGGGAGGCGCAGCATTTCATCCTGATCGCCCGCACCTCCGACGACACGCGCAAGGGGCTGACCGCCTTCCTGTTCGACAAGGACCAGCCTGGCTGGGAGATCGTCCGCCGCATCCCGATCATGGGGCCGGAGGAGCATGGCGGCCATTGCGAGCTGCGCTTCGACGGGCTGGAGGTTTCCGACGAGAATGTCCTGATGACCGTCGGCGACGGGCTGAAGGCCACGCAGATCCGCCTCGGCCCGGCGCGGCTGACCCATTGCATGCGCTGGACCGGCCTGTCGAAGCGGGCCATGGAGATCGCCGCCGCCTATGTGCGCGAGCGCGAGAGCTTCGGCACCACGCTCGCCGGGCACGAGGGCGTGCAGTGGATGATGGGCGACGTCGCCATGCAGATCGAGATCGGCCGGCTGCTGGTCATGAAGGCGGCGTGGCAGCTCGACCGCGGCGACTTCGCCCGCAAGGAGGTGTCGATGGCCAAGGTCCATGTCGCCGAGACGCTGCACAAGGCGGTGGACACGGCCATCCAGCTCTGCGGGGCCAGGGGCTATTCGAAGGACACGGCGCTGGAGTGGATGTACCGCTATGCCCGGCAGGCCCGGCTGGTCGACGGGGCGTCGGAGGTCCACAAGATGGTTCTGGCGCGGTTCTACATGGACGAGGGTGACGGCTTCTGGGCCTGGGGGTGA
- a CDS encoding phosphotransferase family protein — protein MGALIDGESRPRLESWLAGATGATRVSVADEGTLGGGAISLNLAVTLDIDGGPQAGRHACVLRAQPGGGAAAASGMKASISKAQEFAVLRAAFGAGVAAPEPIAACGDPAVLGADFYIMRRAEGIGAGHKVVKADQPQRGLARELGRQLGRLHKAGPDTPGLESLPVPAASPALDCVHAYRDWLGDLALRDAVLAWGLRWLEIHAPPPGELVLCHRDYRTGNYLVKDGGLTAILDWEFAGFSDPMEDLGWFCARSWRFGRHDREAGGLAGREDLYAGYEETSGRRVDPQRVAYWETAAYMRWAAIAVLQGRRHTSGEEPSLELALTGRMLPEIELDLLRHIHSLGLTASSPAAVAAEPSGDADEERVA, from the coding sequence ATGGGTGCACTGATCGACGGGGAAAGCCGGCCGCGGCTGGAATCGTGGCTGGCCGGGGCGACCGGCGCGACGCGCGTGTCGGTGGCCGACGAAGGCACCCTGGGCGGGGGAGCCATCTCGCTCAACCTCGCGGTGACGCTGGACATCGACGGCGGACCGCAGGCCGGGCGGCACGCCTGCGTGCTGCGCGCACAGCCGGGTGGCGGCGCCGCGGCGGCGTCCGGCATGAAGGCCAGCATCTCCAAGGCGCAGGAGTTCGCCGTTCTGCGCGCCGCCTTTGGCGCCGGGGTGGCGGCGCCGGAGCCCATCGCCGCCTGCGGCGACCCGGCGGTTCTGGGCGCCGACTTCTACATCATGCGGCGGGCCGAGGGCATCGGGGCCGGGCACAAGGTGGTGAAGGCCGACCAGCCGCAGCGCGGCCTCGCCCGCGAGCTTGGCCGCCAGCTCGGCCGCCTGCACAAGGCCGGGCCGGACACGCCGGGGCTGGAGAGTCTGCCGGTGCCGGCCGCGTCGCCGGCGCTCGACTGCGTCCACGCCTACCGCGACTGGCTGGGCGATCTGGCGTTGCGCGACGCCGTGCTGGCCTGGGGCTTGCGCTGGCTGGAGATCCACGCGCCGCCGCCGGGCGAGCTGGTGCTGTGCCACCGCGACTACCGCACCGGGAACTATCTTGTGAAGGACGGGGGTCTGACCGCCATCCTGGATTGGGAATTCGCGGGATTCAGCGATCCTATGGAGGATCTCGGCTGGTTCTGCGCCCGCTCCTGGCGGTTCGGTCGCCACGACCGCGAGGCCGGCGGTCTGGCCGGGCGGGAGGACCTCTACGCCGGCTACGAGGAGACGTCCGGCCGCCGCGTGGACCCGCAGCGGGTCGCCTATTGGGAAACCGCCGCCTACATGCGCTGGGCGGCCATCGCGGTCCTTCAGGGGCGCCGCCACACTTCCGGCGAGGAGCCCTCGCTCGAACTGGCGCTGACCGGTCGCATGCTGCCGGAGATCGAGTTGGACCTGCTGCGCCACATCCACAGCCTGGGGCTGACGGCATCGTCCCCGGCGGCGGTGGCAGCCGAGCCGTCCGGCGATGCCGACGAAGAAAGGGTCGCCTGA
- a CDS encoding SUMF1/EgtB/PvdO family nonheme iron enzyme — translation MFDGPLMQHCSGRDLWSLAPILLLLVLLGWAPGAAAQSPSSQPPPTQAAQSPEKRIALVVGIGKYEFAPELQNPVNDAKAIAEALRKLQFDVDEKFDMDNRGFERALRDFGIRASQADVAVIFYAGHGIQVGGNNYIVPADAKLERERDLVYEAMPLNLMMGELSQARKLGILMLDSCRNNPFVDRLKQAGQNRIQVNYGFARVDDTPSDTLVAMATRADQLAEDGQGDHSPYTDALLQHLQTPGLELSLFFRNVRDTVRQATNGRQEPYIFGSLGAAPFYFNPRPPNRPPVLGEIRPLELSDRADAEPLRVGRPTDPDDDQLFAQISGLPRGGSVRIGDRMVLIGDYLTVEQLAATSFKPDATVVGDAGRFDFAIMDGRGGVVRGGVAITIKPSNRPPVVAGARTVRALPNPLTIEAPVDPDGDPLTVTVTAVPDRGKVRDGATLIRPGDRLPAEGLTRLTFDPEQERAGAAGAFSYQVEDGKGGKASGTVTLEIAAPGAAPAAPALEESLWQMVKGSRESADFEAFLRLFGNGTYAKPARERLGALAPAAKPPEVAAAPQPPPPAQSAPPQPPVVEAAAPPLPPQPSPQPAPAPEQVAAALPTGNGNSAVRNHSKSASFQDCPDCPVMVRIAPGSFSMGSDQGDRSERPVHKVTIAKPFALGAYEVTVAEWRACVEGGGCTGGMPRMTKPTDSTPIHNISWLEAQAYAKWLSQKTGQRYRLPSEAEWEYAARGGTTGRYWWEGQTGTLANCKDCGGAQERLTPASVGSYKPNPFGLHDMNGGVAEWVADCWHPDYAGAPTDGSAWTSANCRERVLRGGSWRGGLTDITDTARLFYDPDVRYLNNGVRVLRELN, via the coding sequence ATGTTCGACGGACCCTTGATGCAGCATTGTTCGGGCAGGGACCTCTGGTCGCTCGCCCCGATCCTGCTGTTGCTGGTCCTGCTCGGCTGGGCACCGGGCGCGGCCGCCCAATCCCCGTCCTCCCAGCCTCCGCCGACCCAGGCCGCCCAATCCCCGGAGAAGCGCATCGCGCTGGTCGTCGGCATCGGCAAGTACGAATTCGCCCCCGAACTCCAGAACCCGGTGAACGACGCCAAGGCCATCGCCGAGGCCCTGCGCAAGCTGCAGTTCGACGTGGACGAGAAGTTCGACATGGACAACCGCGGCTTCGAGCGGGCGCTGCGCGACTTCGGCATCCGCGCCTCGCAGGCCGATGTGGCGGTGATCTTCTACGCCGGGCACGGCATCCAGGTGGGCGGCAACAACTACATCGTCCCGGCGGACGCCAAGCTGGAGCGCGAGCGCGACCTCGTCTACGAGGCGATGCCGCTGAACCTGATGATGGGAGAGCTGTCGCAGGCGCGCAAGCTGGGCATCCTGATGCTCGATTCCTGCCGCAACAACCCCTTCGTGGACCGGCTGAAGCAGGCCGGGCAGAACCGCATCCAGGTCAATTACGGCTTCGCCCGCGTCGACGACACGCCCAGCGACACGCTGGTCGCCATGGCCACCCGCGCCGACCAGCTGGCCGAGGACGGGCAGGGCGACCACAGCCCCTACACCGACGCGCTGCTCCAGCACCTCCAGACGCCGGGGCTGGAGCTGAGCCTGTTCTTCCGCAACGTGCGCGACACCGTTCGGCAGGCGACCAACGGGCGGCAGGAGCCCTACATCTTCGGCTCGCTGGGGGCGGCGCCCTTCTACTTCAACCCGCGCCCGCCGAACCGCCCGCCGGTGCTCGGCGAGATCCGCCCGCTGGAGCTGTCCGACCGCGCCGATGCCGAGCCGCTGCGCGTCGGGCGTCCGACCGATCCCGACGACGACCAGCTCTTCGCCCAGATTTCCGGCCTGCCGCGCGGCGGCAGCGTGCGCATCGGCGACCGCATGGTGCTGATCGGCGACTACCTGACCGTGGAGCAACTGGCCGCCACCAGTTTCAAGCCGGACGCGACGGTGGTGGGGGACGCCGGGCGCTTCGACTTCGCGATCATGGACGGGCGGGGCGGGGTGGTGCGGGGCGGGGTGGCGATCACCATCAAGCCGAGCAACCGCCCACCGGTCGTCGCCGGGGCGCGCACCGTCCGAGCCCTGCCGAACCCCCTGACCATCGAGGCGCCGGTGGACCCCGACGGCGACCCGCTGACCGTCACCGTCACCGCCGTGCCCGACCGCGGCAAGGTGCGCGACGGCGCCACGCTGATCCGCCCCGGCGACCGGCTGCCGGCCGAAGGGCTGACGCGGCTGACCTTCGACCCGGAGCAGGAGAGGGCTGGGGCGGCCGGCGCCTTCTCCTATCAGGTGGAGGACGGCAAGGGCGGCAAGGCCAGCGGCACGGTCACGCTGGAAATCGCCGCGCCGGGAGCCGCTCCGGCGGCGCCGGCGCTGGAGGAATCGCTGTGGCAGATGGTCAAGGGCAGCCGCGAGTCCGCCGACTTCGAGGCCTTCCTGCGGCTGTTCGGCAACGGCACCTACGCCAAGCCGGCGCGGGAGAGGCTGGGCGCGCTCGCCCCCGCCGCCAAGCCGCCGGAGGTCGCCGCGGCGCCTCAACCGCCGCCACCGGCCCAGTCGGCCCCGCCCCAGCCCCCGGTCGTCGAGGCGGCGGCCCCGCCTCTGCCGCCCCAGCCGTCGCCCCAGCCGGCTCCCGCGCCGGAGCAGGTGGCCGCGGCGCTCCCGACCGGCAACGGCAACAGCGCGGTGCGCAACCACAGCAAATCGGCGAGTTTCCAGGATTGCCCGGATTGCCCGGTCATGGTGCGCATCGCGCCCGGCAGCTTCAGCATGGGCAGCGACCAGGGCGACCGCTCCGAACGTCCGGTGCACAAGGTGACGATTGCCAAGCCCTTCGCGCTCGGCGCCTACGAGGTCACGGTGGCCGAATGGCGCGCCTGCGTCGAGGGGGGCGGTTGCACCGGCGGCATGCCGCGCATGACCAAGCCCACCGACAGCACCCCGATCCACAACATCTCCTGGCTGGAGGCCCAGGCCTACGCGAAGTGGCTGAGCCAGAAGACCGGCCAGCGCTACCGCCTGCCGTCGGAGGCGGAGTGGGAATACGCGGCGCGCGGCGGCACGACCGGCCGCTACTGGTGGGAGGGGCAGACGGGGACGCTCGCCAACTGCAAGGACTGCGGCGGCGCGCAGGAGCGGCTGACCCCGGCCTCGGTCGGCAGCTACAAGCCGAATCCCTTCGGGCTGCACGACATGAACGGCGGGGTGGCGGAGTGGGTCGCCGATTGCTGGCACCCGGACTACGCGGGCGCGCCCACGGACGGCAGCGCCTGGACCTCGGCCAACTGCCGGGAGCGCGTGCTGCGCGGCGGCTCCTGGCGGGGCGGCCTGACCGACATCACCGACACGGCGCGGCTGTTCTACGATCCGGACGTGCGGTACCTGAACAACGGGGTGAGGGTGCTGCGGGAGTTAAATTGA